The nucleotide sequence GGGTGGGCCTTATCCTTTTGGGATTCTATTATATGGGCCAAAACAATTTTAAGTATATGTTGATTTGTCTTTTGGGCTTTGTTGCCGCCCGTTTTATGGTCATTCGGATGACCAAGACCAAAGCGATGAAACCCGTACCTGTAGAAAAGGAATATTGATATGGAACTGAGTCCTGACGAAACGATTTTTTGGCAAAATGGCTTTATCACCATTAACCTAACCTTGGTCACCACTTGGGTGTTAATGTTCGTACTGGTGGTGGCATCTGTTTTGGTAACCCGAAAACTGCGTAGCGATTTAAAGATATCGCGGTGGCAATGCATTTTGGAAATGCTCGTAACCGGAATGAACCAACAGATAAAGGAAGTGGGACTAAAGAAGTCGGAAAAGTTTTTGGGCTTTATTGGAACCCTGTTCATTTTCATTGCCTTTGCCAATTTGTGTATTATTTTCCCAGGCTATGAACCGCCCACCAGTTCTCTGTCTACCACGGTGGCTTTGGCGCTCTGTGTTTTTCTGGCGACACCCCTTTTCGGTATTGCGGAAAACGGGGTCTTGGGCTATTTGAAAACCTTTATAGAGCCTACGTTCATAATGCTTCCCTTTAACATTATTAGTGAAGTGTCTCGTACCTTGGCATTGGCGGTTCGCCTCTTCGGTAATATAATGAGCGGGGGACTTATTGTAAGCATCCTCTTGAGTATAGCGCCCTTGTTCTTTCCGGTGTTAATGACGGTTTTAGGGCTTATAACAGGGGTTATACAGGCCTATATATTTAGCATTTTGGCAACGGTTTATATTGCTGCCGCAACCGAGGAATCGGACAAAAAGAAGGCTCGGGTCAAGAAAATGAAACACAAATCTATAAGGGTAACGAACTCAAAATGACAAGGAAGGGTATTCCTTTTTTAAATTAATTCAAAACTGGTTTAACAATAAAATTTAACACTATGGATAATACTACGATAATCGCTATGGTCTCAATTATTACCGCAGGTATAACAACGGGAATCGGTTGTATGATACCGGCACTGGGGCAGGGTAAGTCTATTTCAACGGCATTGACTTCAATGGCCCAACAACCCGACGCAAGTCAGACGGTGACGCGAACGCTTTTTGTGGGGCTGGCCATGCTTGAATCTTTGGCCATCTATTGTTTTGTGATTTCAATGATCTTGATTTTCGCCAATCCTTTCTGGAACCATTTCATCGCTAAATAAATAAAACATGAAAATCGACTGGTTTACCGTAATAGCCCAAATCATCAATTTCTTGGTGTTGATGTGGTTATTGAAACGTTTTCTCTATAGGCCCATTTTAGCTTCCATAGATGAACGGGAAACGAATATAAAGAAGCAACTCTTGGATGCTGAATCGCAAAAAAGGGAAGCGGCCAAGGCAAGGGACGAATTCAACCACAAAAATGAGATTTTTGATAAGGAGAAGGATGAGTTAATGCGAAAGGCAGCTATGGAAGCCAAGGCCGAAGGGGATAGGCTAAGGGAAAATGCGAGAAATGAAGCCAATGAACTGAAGGAGCGCTTGGAAAAGGCTTTTGCCGAAGACCAAACCATCAAAAACAATGGTATGGCGAAAAGGATAAAGGGCAAAGTGCTCGATATTACCCGAAAAACCCTGAAAGACCTGTCGTCCGCTAGTCTGGAAGGGCAAACCCTTGAGGTCTTTTTAAATAAAATAAAGGGCTTGCAAGCCGATGAAAAAATAAAACTTTCAAAAGCCCTTGAGGGAGGCAAACCCATATTGGTACACAGTACTTTTCCGCTATCGGAAAAACAACGGGAAGCCATACGAACCGCGGTAAAAGGCTTGTTGAAAACAGAAGCTGTTCTTGAGTTTAAAACCCGACCGGAATTGATCAACGGAATTGAAATGTTGTCGAATGGTTATAGGTTGTCTTGGAGTATAAGGGACTATTTAAAACCTTTTGAAGAAGCTGTGGAAATAGAAAGCTAGATAGAATGGAAATCGAAATGAAATGGGAGCAACGGATTATAATGGTTTAGTAGACGATACGTTTAATGAACTTGCCAAACAAACGGAACATCACGAGTTCAAGCTATCGCCAAAAGAAATAGGGCGTGTTACCAGCGTTTCCGCCGGTGTGGTAAAAGTATCGGGCTTGCCTAATGCGGGATATGAGGAGTTGTTGAAATTCCCGGGAGACTGGTACGGTATTGCCTTTAATATCGATGAAGATGAAATCGGCGCCATTCTCTTAGGAGAGGATTCCGATTTAAATACCGGTGACCTTGTTGAACGTACGAATCGCGTAATGGACGTTCCTGTGGGCAAGGCCCTCCTTGGAAGGGTCATTGGGCCATTGGGCCAGGCTATGGATGAAAAAGGGGCGATTTCCTATGAAAAAAGACTACCTATCGAAAGGAGTGCGACACCTATTATGGACCGTGCCGGGGTCAGCATGCCCTTACAAACGGGAATTAAGGTAATAGATGCCCTTATTCCCATAGGGCGGGGGCAAAGGGAATTGATTTTGGGTGATCGGCAAACCGGGAAGACGGCCATTGCTTTAGATACCATAGTCAATCAAAAAGATAAAGATGTCATTTGTGTCTATTGCGCCATTGGGCAACGGGCATCATCGATTGCCAAGGTTATTGCCGATTTAAAGGAAAATGGAGCCATGGGGTATACCATCGTTATGGTAACCGAGGGGAATAATTCACCAGGGCTTCAATATATTGCTCCCTATGCGGCTACGAGTATAGCCGAATATTTTATGGAGATGGGGAAGGATGTGCTTATCGTTTATGATGATTTAACGAACCACGCTAGGGCGTATCGTGAGCTTTCCCTATTGTTGAAAAGACCTCCGGGACGCGAGGCCTTTCCCGGCGATATATTTTATATCCATTCCCGACTGTTGGAGCGTTCTACTCATTTAAGCGAAGAACTCGGAGGTGGTTCGTTGACCGCCCTTCCTATAATCGAAACCGAGGCACAGAACATTTCGGCCTATATACCTACCAATTTGATTTCAATAACCGATGGACAGATTTATCTATCGCCCAAACAATTTGAATTGGGTATTCTACCTGCGGTTGAGGTGGGTAAATCGGTTTCTCGAGTGGGGGGAAAGGCCCAGCTACCGGCCTATAGGGCCATTACGGGCGACTTAAAACTTGGGTTTTCCCAGTTTGAGGAATTGGAGACCTTTGCCCGTTTTGGTTCCCACTTAGATGAAGAAACAAAAAAGGTGATCGAACACGGTAAGCGTATTCGGGAAGTTCTCAAACAGAATGAACTAGAACCCTTATCCGTAGCGGAACAAATAGGTGTACTTCTGGCCCTCACCCAAGGCCTTTTTGATACGATTCCTATTGCAGATATGTATGAGGCCGAAAAGGCGGTCATAAAAAGCATAGACGCCTTGCCTGAGTCCGTTCAAAAAAGCTTTTACTCTAATGATGTTGTAGACGAGACTGGGCGGGAAAGCATATTAGCGGCAGCCAAAAGGGCACTTAGCGCCTTTCAAGCGGAAGGGTAAGCACCAAAAATAAGAGGCATGGATTCATTGGAAAGTTTAACGAGACAGATTACCGGGGCCAAGGAGCTTAACTCCATAGTGCGTACTATGAAGGCTATGGCCGCCGCTAATATCGGCCAGTATGAAAGGGCCATGGAATCTTTAGGGGATTATTGGGCCAACGTTTCTTGGGGACTTGTAGCATATTTAAAATACATCGGATTGGAAAGCCCTATTGTAAAGCAGGGCGAAAACCCTAAAAAAGGCCCGAAATCTATTTGCGCTATTGTTTTTGGATCGGATCAAGGTTTTGTCGGGCAGTTTAACGATGCCCTTTCGGAATACGTGCAAGAGTCCTTATCCGCTCACGAGGGGAAAATGGAAATCTGGACCGTAGGGGTGCGCGTACCTCTATTGTTGAAGGATAGGGGCATGACCGTAACCAAGGAATTCAATCTACCCAACTCCATTCACGCCATTACCGCCCTTATCGGGTCTATTTTGCTGCAGATAGAGGAAAACCATGAGAATGGAAGCATAGATGAGTACTACCTTTTTCATAACCATTTGGAAAAGGAAGGTTCTTACCGACAGGAAAAATCACGTCTATTTCCCCTAGATGTAAAATGGCAACAAGAAAACGGACGCTTAAAATGGCCTTCCCCAAAACAACCCGAAGTGATTGGCGACAGTGCTAGGCTTATAGGGAGTTTAATTCGTGAATATCTCTTTGTTAGCCTATATAAAACCTGTACGGAATCATTGGCCTGTGAAAATTTAAGCAGGTTGAATGCCATGCAACGCGCAGAAAAGAACATTGAAGAATTGCTCGATGATATAGGCCACACCTATCATCGTTTAAGGCAAAGTTCAATAGACGAAGAACTTTTTGATGTGGTCTCCGGTTTTACGGCCCTGAAGAAAGACAGGAAGTTGGGGGGCTAACACCAAGCGTATCGACCAAGGGTGCTATGGCACGCTAAAGGCCGGTTTATACCTGTTTCCAGATTTGGATAGGTGTTCCGTGTTCATTAACCCCATCATAGTTTTTTTAGGTCTCGCGAC is from Zobellia galactanivorans and encodes:
- a CDS encoding N-ATPase subunit AtpR: MNDLVMTLSVLFGGACLGFLFFGGLWFTSKKMLSSKKPVLWYLGSLFIRVGLILLGFYYMGQNNFKYMLICLLGFVAARFMVIRMTKTKAMKPVPVEKEY
- a CDS encoding F0F1 ATP synthase subunit A, yielding MELSPDETIFWQNGFITINLTLVTTWVLMFVLVVASVLVTRKLRSDLKISRWQCILEMLVTGMNQQIKEVGLKKSEKFLGFIGTLFIFIAFANLCIIFPGYEPPTSSLSTTVALALCVFLATPLFGIAENGVLGYLKTFIEPTFIMLPFNIISEVSRTLALAVRLFGNIMSGGLIVSILLSIAPLFFPVLMTVLGLITGVIQAYIFSILATVYIAAATEESDKKKARVKKMKHKSIRVTNSK
- a CDS encoding F0F1 ATP synthase subunit C — encoded protein: MDNTTIIAMVSIITAGITTGIGCMIPALGQGKSISTALTSMAQQPDASQTVTRTLFVGLAMLESLAIYCFVISMILIFANPFWNHFIAK
- a CDS encoding F0F1 ATP synthase subunit delta, with the protein product MKIDWFTVIAQIINFLVLMWLLKRFLYRPILASIDERETNIKKQLLDAESQKREAAKARDEFNHKNEIFDKEKDELMRKAAMEAKAEGDRLRENARNEANELKERLEKAFAEDQTIKNNGMAKRIKGKVLDITRKTLKDLSSASLEGQTLEVFLNKIKGLQADEKIKLSKALEGGKPILVHSTFPLSEKQREAIRTAVKGLLKTEAVLEFKTRPELINGIEMLSNGYRLSWSIRDYLKPFEEAVEIES
- a CDS encoding alternate F1F0 ATPase, F1 subunit alpha; protein product: MGATDYNGLVDDTFNELAKQTEHHEFKLSPKEIGRVTSVSAGVVKVSGLPNAGYEELLKFPGDWYGIAFNIDEDEIGAILLGEDSDLNTGDLVERTNRVMDVPVGKALLGRVIGPLGQAMDEKGAISYEKRLPIERSATPIMDRAGVSMPLQTGIKVIDALIPIGRGQRELILGDRQTGKTAIALDTIVNQKDKDVICVYCAIGQRASSIAKVIADLKENGAMGYTIVMVTEGNNSPGLQYIAPYAATSIAEYFMEMGKDVLIVYDDLTNHARAYRELSLLLKRPPGREAFPGDIFYIHSRLLERSTHLSEELGGGSLTALPIIETEAQNISAYIPTNLISITDGQIYLSPKQFELGILPAVEVGKSVSRVGGKAQLPAYRAITGDLKLGFSQFEELETFARFGSHLDEETKKVIEHGKRIREVLKQNELEPLSVAEQIGVLLALTQGLFDTIPIADMYEAEKAVIKSIDALPESVQKSFYSNDVVDETGRESILAAAKRALSAFQAEG
- a CDS encoding F0F1 ATP synthase subunit gamma; its protein translation is MDSLESLTRQITGAKELNSIVRTMKAMAAANIGQYERAMESLGDYWANVSWGLVAYLKYIGLESPIVKQGENPKKGPKSICAIVFGSDQGFVGQFNDALSEYVQESLSAHEGKMEIWTVGVRVPLLLKDRGMTVTKEFNLPNSIHAITALIGSILLQIEENHENGSIDEYYLFHNHLEKEGSYRQEKSRLFPLDVKWQQENGRLKWPSPKQPEVIGDSARLIGSLIREYLFVSLYKTCTESLACENLSRLNAMQRAEKNIEELLDDIGHTYHRLRQSSIDEELFDVVSGFTALKKDRKLGG